The Candidatus Eisenbacteria bacterium genome contains the following window.
CCTTCCGTGCCTGTTCCGACAGGTACCACTTGTTCTCCAGCACCTGGCAGTAGTGCTGCGCGGCGTCCATGTCCTCGGTCTCCAGCGGGGTGAGCCGCTCGCGCGCGGGCTCCCATGAGCCCGTCAGCCAGCGGAACGCGGCCACCGAGAGCGGCACGCTCCGGTTCAACTCGCGCGCGAGGTGCGCCTGCGTCTCGCGGATCTCGTTGAGCATCAGCTCGGCCTGGCGCTCCTGCGCCACCAGCCCGGTGAGGTCGTGCAGACTGTGGCGGTGGTGGTCCCGGTCGGTGACCACGGTGCGCACCCGCAGCCGGTCTCCGTCGCCGGTCGGGACCAACTCGATCTCGCCCACGGAAAAGCCCATCTTATTGAGCGCGCGCACACGTTCCTGGATACGCCAGCTCTCCCCCGCCACGATCACCACCTCGCGCGTGATCTCGCTCCACAGGCCCTCGTAGCGGCGCACGATGCTGGGCCCGGTCTCCTCCGGCTGCAGCGCCCGCGGGAGCTCGGTGGCCATGGACAGGTCCATCAGGTCGCCGGTGACGTTCTCCTCGAGGATCATGAGGTCCAGGCGGCGCTGACCGTCAGAGAGCTGCTCGTGGATCTCGGAGGTCTCGGCGTCCACCATGTACGCGCCCAGGCGGCCGGCGTCGCGGCGGAACAGGGTGTTGGACAGCGAGCAGTCGCCCCAGAAGACACCGCCCACATGCAGCCGCACCACCAGCCCGGCCATGGCGTCGAGCAGCCGCTCCCGGTAGCGCTCCAGCCCGGGGTTCTGGAACAGGTTGCGGTAGGGGTGCGAGCCGTCCAGGAAGCGGGTGATGAGCACGCTGGCGGCGTCTCCGTTCTCCCGCCCCACCGTGGCGTGGCCCACCGGGCTCACGCACGGCAGGCTGCTCGCCTCCATCTCGAGGAGCAGCTCGTACTCGCGCCGGGCGCCGCCCTCGCCCAGCTCCTTGCACACGTACACGGCGGCGCCGTAACTCAGGAACTGCACCTCGTGGCGCGACAGCCCGCGCGGCAGCTGCACCGTGCGCGCGCAGGCTTCGGTCCACGCTTCCAGCGGCAGCGCCCAGGGCAGGTCCATGAAGTCCGGGTTGCCGGGGCGGATCTGGAGGGAGCGGAG
Protein-coding sequences here:
- a CDS encoding DUF4032 domain-containing protein, coding for MPDPGLRSLQIRPGNPDFMDLPWALPLEAWTEACARTVQLPRGLSRHEVQFLSYGAAVYVCKELGEGGARREYELLLEMEASSLPCVSPVGHATVGRENGDAASVLITRFLDGSHPYRNLFQNPGLERYRERLLDAMAGLVVRLHVGGVFWGDCSLSNTLFRRDAGRLGAYMVDAETSEIHEQLSDGQRRLDLMILEENVTGDLMDLSMATELPRALQPEETGPSIVRRYEGLWSEITREVVIVAGESWRIQERVRALNKMGFSVGEIELVPTGDGDRLRVRTVVTDRDHHRHSLHDLTGLVAQERQAELMLNEIRETQAHLARELNRSVPLSVAAFRWLTGSWEPARERLTPLETEDMDAAQHYCQVLENKWYLSEQARKDVGLERALEDYLEKVGAEREPNSGP